In Elgaria multicarinata webbii isolate HBS135686 ecotype San Diego chromosome 19, rElgMul1.1.pri, whole genome shotgun sequence, a genomic segment contains:
- the RNF224 gene encoding RING finger protein 224: MQALQEMTPQAPGAESSQAAELRSEVQSLIPIARSSHKIDCIICYCSYDLAARLPRRLYCGHTFCQACIRRLNVVTNEQWWIPCPQCRQNTPTPRGGVTMLDLDLAAFLAVKSEKEHPRMVAKMEPDPAPKMPTKEKPITQQPTSLCQETLQQPYLPQNDCCGHCLCCGTTAAFQG; the protein is encoded by the exons ATGCAAGCGCTGCAGGAAAt gACGCCTCAGGCTCCAGGGGCTGAAAGCAGTCAGGCCGCAGAGCTGAGGTCCGAGGTCCAGTCCCTGATTCCGATTGCTCGCAGCAGTCACAAGATCGACTGCATCATCTGTTATTGCTCTTACGACCTCGCGGCCCGCCTGCCTCGCCGCCTCTACTGCGGCCACACATTCTGCCAGGCCTGCATCAGGCGCCTCAATGTGGTGACCAATGAGCAGTGGTGGATTCCGTGTCCACAATGCCGccaaaacacacccaccccacgcGGAGGGGTGACGATGCTCGACCTGGATCTAGCGGCCTTTTTAGCAGTGAAGTCTGAGAAGGAGCATCCGCGGATGGTGGCCAAAATGGAGCCAGATCCAGCCCCAAAAATGCCCACCAAGGAGAAACCAATCACGCAGCAGCCCACAAGCCTTTGCCAGGAGACGTTGCAGCAGCCGTATTTGCCACAGAACGACTGCTGTGGCCACTGCTTGTGCTGTGGGACCACTGCAGCTTTTCAGGGCTAA